The DNA window CGCCACGACCGCGATCGTGACAATGATGGCGTGCGCAATGGCCATGACCGCGACCGGCGCATGGACAACGACCGTGATGGTGTGCCGAACCGCCATGACGACCGGCCCGACAACCCGCGCCGCCATTGAGGGTAGCGCCGGCCTGTCTTGACAGGCCGGCATGAACCTGCAACCATAGCGGGATGACTTTTCATCCATCGCATCCGCTTTCGTTCTCCTGGTGGCGCCGCTCCATGCCGTGCGGCCCCAGTTTGAAGTGATGTGATTTCAATATGACGCCGCCTCTGCCAAGGTGGCGTTTTTCATGGCGCATCCGGGCAGGGGCCAACCCCGAAGGAATGCAATGAGCCAGCCTGACAATTCCACCGACGTATCCAGCACCGTCTCCAGCACGGTTTCCGCCGTCCCGGCATCCGGCAAGCCTGCCGTCATCCTGACGGGCGACCGCCCGACCGGCCCGCTGCACCTGGGCCACTATGTGGGCAGCCTGCGCAGCCGCGTGGGCTACCAGCACGACTACAAACAGTTCATCATGCTGGCCGACTCGCAGGCGCTGACGGACAATATGGACGACATCGACAAGGTGCGCCGTAACGTCGTGGAAGTGGCGCTCGATTACCTGGCAGTGGGCATCGATCCGGCCAAGTCGACGATCCTGATCCAGTCGCAGATCCCGGAGCTGGCCGAGCTGACGTTCTATTACCTGAACATGGTCACCGTGGCCCGCCTGGAGCGCAACCCGACCGTCAAGGCCGAAATCGTGCTGCGCGGCTTCGAGCGCGACATCCCGGCCGGCTTCCTCACCTACCCCGCCTCGCAGGCAGCCGATATCTCGGCATTCAAGGCTTCGATCGTGCCGGTGGGCGACGACCAGATCCCGATGATCGAGCAGACCAACGAGATCGTGCGCCGCTTCAACCGGATCGCCAACCGCGACATCCTCGTCGAGTGCAAGGCGCTGGTGCCGGAAATCGGCCGCCTGCCGGGCATCGACGGCAAGGCCAAGATGAGCAAGTCGCTGGGCAACACGATCAACCTGGGCGCCTCGGCCGACGAGATCACGGCTGCCGTGAAGAAGGTGTACACCGATCCGCTGCACCTGCGCGTGCAGGACCCCGGCCACCTGGAAGGCAACGTGGCCTTCATCTACCTCGATGCGTTCGATCCGGACAAGGCCGCGCTGGAAGAAATGAAGGCGCACTATGTGCGCGGCGGGCTGGGCGATTCGATCGTCAAGAAGCGCCTGGAAGCCGTGCTGCAGGAGCTGCTGGGCCCGATCCGTGCACGCCGCGAGGAATTCGCCAAGGACAAAGGCCAGGTCATGCAGATGCTGAAGGAAGGCACCGCCCGCGCCCGTGAAGTGGCGGCGAAGACGGCCGACGAAGTGAAGGCCGCGCTGGGCCTGAATTACTTCTGAGTTTCGCTTTCTTCATTGCGCTGGCTGGCTGGTACCTGTGTGCCAGCCTTGCCACCTTTCTTGCCTACTTCCTCGACAAGCGCGCCGCCCGCGCCGGCCGGCGCCGCACGCCAGAACGCACCTTGCTGCTGTTCGGGCTGGCCGGCGGCTGGCCGGGGGCTTTCTCGCGCAGCGGCTCGTGCGGCACAAGTCCTCGAAAGCTTCGTTCCAGCGGAAGTTCCAGATCACCGTAGCGCTGAATACCACGGCGCTCGCCCTCCTGTTGCTGCTCGCACAAACTGGGGACGTACCCCTGTTTTAGGGAAATTATTGCTTCCAAACAGGGCGGTTCGTCGATGCGGTACGTCGCCGCTTTGTTTGACGAATGATTGCCTTGAAACAGGGGTACGTCCCCTGTTTTTCCAGACTACAAGCCGCTTGGGTAGGTTTCCGGCACCTCGTCCTGCTTCCATAGCGCCGACCGTTCCAGCGGCCGCAGCGCGGTGCTGCGGTCGACGTGCACCAGCGCGTCGAACTGCTTCGCCGCGTCGGCATGGAAGTAGTGGCTGTAGCGTTCCGAATCGGGGCGGTAGATGACGCCGATGGCGCGCTCCAGGTAGCGCGACGGCAGCCGCGCCAGCATGCTGTCATGTCCGCGGATCGGCAGCAGGAACTGCGCCATGCCGGTGGCGATCGATGTTTCGTGCATCAGCCGCTCCACGCTGTCCGGCCGCGACGGCACCACGTGTTTCAGTTCTGCCGGTCCGTCCCATTCGGTGGCCGCGGTCACCGTGCCGGTATGGGTGGTGAAGCCGAGCAGGAAAACGTCATCCGGCCGGTAGCGCTCGCGCACCAGCTGGCCCAGATTCAGCTGGCCGCCCTCGCCCATTTCGGTGGCGCGGGCATCGCCCAGGTGCGAATTGTGGGCCCACACGACGATCTTGCCCGGCCGGCCCGTGCGCTGGCTCAGGTGCTCGCGCAGCGCTTCCAGCGTTTCCGCCATGTGCGAGTCACGCACGTTCCAGGATTCGTCGCGGCTCTGGAACATCGAGCGGTAATAGGTTTCGGCGTTGCGGGCCACGCGCGCGTTCTGCTGCGCATAGAACAGTTCATCGGGCACCTGCCCGCCCGGCTGCTTCACGTACAGGTTGGCCTGGCGCGTCAGCTCCATCAATTGGCGCACCACCTCCTGCTCGCAGTGCGGCTTCATGCCGAACGAGGTGGCGTAGCCGTAGCGCTGCGGGTCCTCCGCCATGTGGTCGATGCAGCCATAGCGCTGGCGGGCCCGTTCGGCCGCTTCCGGATCTTCCCGGTCCAGGTACTCGATCACGGCATGCATCGATTGCTGCAGGCTGTACAGGTCGAGCCCGTAGAAGCCCACGCGCCGCGGGCTGCTGGCCACGTGCGCATTGTGCAGGCGCAGCCAGTTCACCAGGTCGACGATTTCGTGGTTCCGCCACATCCATTGCGGGAAGCGCTTGTAGCCGCACAGCGCGCCTTCGGCCGTCATGTCGTCGCCGCCATGCTGCACGTAGCGCGACACGCGCAGCGCATCCGGCCAGTCCGCCTCGACGGCGATCGCGTCGAAGCCCTTTTCCACGATCAGCCGCTTGCTGATCTCGGCGCGCAGGCGGTAGAACTCGCGCGTGCCGTGCGTGGCCTCGCCGAGCAGCACGATCGATGCATCGCCGATCGATTCAAGGAGGTAGTCGAAATCCTCGGGGGCGGCGAACGGCCGCGCCTCGCCCTTCAGCGCATTGATGATGTCTTTATCGGTCATGGTGGTCTCCTGCTGATTCTGACTGGTCATGTTCAGGGCACCATAGCGCACTCTGTGCGACACTGGCGCCCCTTAATTACGAGAAATTTCGGGGAACGACGGGATGTGGACTGGTGTACTGTGCGCCCTGCTCGCGGGCGCGATGTGGGGCATGGTGTTCATCGTTCCCGCGCTGCTGGCTGCCTTCTCGCCGCTGGAACTGGCACTCGGCCGCTACACGGCCTATGGCGCGATGGCGTTCGTGCTGCTGTTGCCCAAGCTGTCGCGCCTTGCGCACCGGCTCGACCGCGCCGACTGCGCGGCCCTGCTGCGGCACGCGCTGGCCGGGAACATCGTGTACTACATGCTGCTGGCGGCGGGTGTGAAGCTGGCCGGCGTGGCGCCCACGTCGCTGATCATCGGCGTGCTGCCGATCACGGTCACGCTGATGGGGCGGCACGACCACGGCGCCGTGCCGCTGGCGCGCCTGGCGCTGCCCCTGCTCGTGGTTGCCGCCGGCATCGCCTGTATCAATGTCGACGTGTTCACCCATGCGCATGCCTCGGGGCAGCCGGCGTGGCGGACGGCAGCGGGCCTCGCGTGCGCGGCCGGCGCCCTGCTCTGCTGGACCTGGTATGCCGTCGACAACGCGCGCTACCTGAAGGCCAATGCGCATTTCAGCAGCGCCGAATGGTCGGCGCTGTATGGCCTGGCGACCGGCATCATCGCGCTCCTTATCGCCTTGATTGCGTTCGTGCCGCGGTTCGGGGACGTGACAGGCGTGACCGGCGCCGTCGATGCCCGCGACTGGGGATTGTTCTGGACGTGTAACGCGCTGCTTGCCCTGGGCGCTTCGGTGATCGGCAATCAGTTATGGAACGTGGCCAGCCGACGGGTGCCGGTCACGCTGTCGGGCCAGCTGATCCTGTTTGAAACGCTGTTCGCGCTGCTGTACGGCTTCGTCTACCGGCACGCCTGGCCACGGCCGCTGGAGGCGGCGGCGATCGCGTTGCTGGTGGCAGGCGTGATGTGGTCGGTGCGGGTGCACGCGGCAGAGGAACGGATCACGCCAGCGTAGGCAGCGTTGCATGCGACGAGACCACGGGAGCAAACTGGGAGCAAACTCTGGGAGGAAACGCCGGCGGGAAACTGCTGGAAGAGACGTTCAGGTCAGGTAGCCGCTGTCGGCCAGCGCATCCTGCACCAGTTCGAGCCGCAGCAGCGGATTGTCTTGCGCAAGCAACAGCTGCTTTTGCGCCAGGTCGAGGTCGAGCAGTTCGCACCAGCGGTTCGCGACCCAGCCACTTTCGTCGAGCCGGTACGGTGAGCCCATCGGCATCTGCGCGGCCGTCACCCCGCGCTGCTGCAGCGAGCGGATCAGTGAACCGAGCGCATCGGCCACTTCCTGCTGCTCCGCGGGCACCGGCACCGTCATATCATCCGGCAAGTGCTCGATATTTCCCACCCACAGCCCATGCTTCAACTGATCGGCCGCCGTTACGCGGAAGCGCTGCGTACCAAGGCAGGTAATGTGCATCAGCCCGGGCAATGGCGCCGTCCAGTCGACGATGCGGGCCAGCGTGCCGATCGGGGCGATCGCCTCCGGTTGCCCGGGCTTGCGCACTTCCTCGCCCTGGGCCAAAGCCACCACGCCGAATTCCTCCGACTCGGCGATGCACCGCTTGATCATGTCGAGGTAACGCACCTCGAACACTTGCAAGGAGAGCCGGCCATCGGGAAACAGGACCGTATTGAGCGGGAACAATGGAATCATGCGGCATCTTGGCACACATCGGGCCGGCACGGCGCCCACCTGGCATCCACCCGTCAACGGAATATTATGGAAGTCAACAGCGCGCTATCTGGCACGAAAGCGCGCTACGCTGCCCGGGTCAACCAAGGAGGGCATCATGCTGGCCAATACCGAAGTGATGGCAACGATCGCCGTGCGCGATATCGCAGCGGCACGCGAGTTTTACGGCAATGTGCTGGGGCTACAGGAAAACCCAGGCGGCGGCGAAGAGGAAGTCGTGTCTTATCTGAGCGGCAGCGCCTTACTGATGGTCTACCGGTCGGAATTTGCCGGTACCAATCAGGCGACTTCTGCGACCTGGACAGTAGGTGACGAAGTCGAGGAGATCGTCAAGGCACTGAAAACAAAAGGCGTGGCATTCGAACATTACGAGATGCCGGGGTTGCAACTGGTGGGAGACATCCATGTGGGCGACCAGATGAAGGTGGCCTGGTTCAAAGACCCGGATGGGAATGTCCTGAGTATCGCTGGAAATTGAACCAGCCTGGAAACGTGGTCCCGGCAAGCATTGACGCAAATCCGACACAGTTCGCCCGCAAACCCTACGCAAACCTGGGCTGATTCCAGGCTAAGCGGAGTACAAGCCCGGCGTGAAAACAACACCAGGCCAGCGGAAGAGTTCGTCACTTGCAATGCCGCGCATGCCTTAATGGAACGCACTGCCACGGAGCGATGTCGACAAACGATGTCGCCTTATTGCACTGTCATTGCTCTGTCATTGCACTTGCCTGCACACCGGCATTGACAGGAAACCATCCGATTTGCCTGCCTGATTCGCCCCGCGACTGCGCTGACTATTATCGCTGTCACTGGAACGAACAAGCGCTTCACCACGCTCCAACAGCGGCGCAGGGTTGCAACAATAGTCCAGCCAGCTTGTGCTTTTAAAGCGCCGAAGCAGCCACGGCCATATGTATCGCCGGGACTGCTTTAATACGTGAACCGCCCCGGGGTGCCGGAGCGGTATCAGCGCTATTATTGCTTGATCAGGAAATCTTCCTTCTTGCGGCCATCCAGCCATTTCGGAGCACGGCCACGGCCGGTCCACGTCTGGCCGGTTGCTTCGTCACGATATTTCATCGGGACCGGTGCGCGCGCCTTCACCGGCTTGGCCGATTTCACGGCCGGGCCCAGGTCGGCCAGCGTCAGGTTGTGTTCACGCATGATCGTAGCGATGCGTTCCTTGGCTTCCGTGATCTCGTTGCGACGGGCCAATTCAGCCTGCTTCTGCAATTCAGCGATTTTCGCCTGGTATTCCTGGTAAGTCGTCATCTCTAATCCTTTGTAGGTGAAAAAGTACGCGTGACAATCTGTGAGAATTCAATGTCCCGCCAATTTACCATAAGACGCCGGACACGTTCCACATTTATTCACAATAAATGTCGTGTAAGCTTACGGGAGAATAAATTTGCTCACTTAAACTCGTCATCATGAATACCATCCCTCTCGCGATCAATGCGCCGGATGCCGCACCGCGCACGAAGCCATCACTGCTGCCCGCGCCGTTCTCGGAAATGATGGCGGGCCGCGTCAAGCAGCCACTCGGCGATATATTCGGACTCGGGAATTTCGGTATCAATCGCTGCACGCTGGCACCGGGCAGTATCTCCGGCCTGCTGCACCAGCACGGCAGGCAGGACGAATTTGTTTATCTTCTGGCAGGCGTCGCGGTACTCGTTACCGATGAAGGGGAAATGGTGCTGACACCCGGCATGTGCGCCGGGTTCAAGGCGGGCGGTCGCGCGCACCGGCTGGAAAACCGCTCGGCGGAACCGGTGGTATTCCTGGAGATCGGCGACCGCGCCGCGGGCGATACCGTTGCCTATCCGCGCGACGACCTCGCCGCCGTATTTGAAAACGGCGCCTGGCGATTCACCCGCAAGGATGGCTCGCCGTATTGAAGCGACGCCGGTTCAAAAAGCCGGCGCCGGATCAAAAGCGCATTTCCAGTGTCGCCCGCCCCTGCGCATAGCCCGGATAGATGCTGGTGCGGCGCAGCGTGCCATTGCCGTCGAGATAGGCGGCGTCGCCCACCGAGTCCTGGCCGAGCACATTCGAGACCGCCACGCGCAGCTGGTATTGCGGATTGAACTTCCATAAGGCATAGACGTCGAGGTCGCGCCGCACGCTCTGGTAGCCGGTCTGGTTGACGTCGATGCGCACCGGGCCGCCATCGCGGAAGGCAAAGCTGGCGCCCGTGGTCAGCTTGCCGTCGGGCGAGCGGTAATCGGCGCCGAAGGTGGCCGACAAGGGGGTCTGCTGATCCAGGCGGTTGTCCGGCCCCGGCACCACGTCCACCCGCGACCAGTTGCGCGCCACGCTGGCACGCAGGTCGACGCCAGGCGCGTCGTCGATCACGGCCGCCAGCGGAAACTTCGCTTCCAGCTCGATGCTGCGGGTGACGGCATTGCCGTCGTTGACGGGCGTGGCGACCCAGCGGCCATCCTCGAGGAACAGGCCCTGGCGCGTATAGCCGCTGATGCGCCGCATCGACGCCGCCGCCGACAGCAGCGCGTTCTCGCCCCAGTAGTGCTCGTACGACGCGTCGATGCCGGACGCCAGCTCCGGCTGCAATGCCGGGTTGCCGCGGCGATCCGGTTCCGTCTGGCTGTTATTGGTCGAGGTGAAGCGGCGCGGCACCAGGTTGTTCGGGCTCGGCGCCTTGTAGGTGCGGGTCAGCGCCAGGCGCACCTGGTCGCGGCTGTCCGGCAGCTTGTACAGCGTTTGCGCCAGCGGGCTCCACACGCTGTTGGTCTGGCTGACCGGGTCGAAGCTGTCGCCCTCGCTGGTGGTCTCGATGCCTTCCCAGCGCAGGCCGGCATAGACGGACCAGCGCGGGGTGAGGTTCCACTCATCCTGCGCGTACAGCGCCAGTCGCGTGACTTTCGCTTCATAGCCTTCGTCCGAATCGACGGCGACAAACCCCGGCAGGTCGGCCTCGTCCTCGAGGCGGGAATCGTCGCGCAGTGTCACACCGGCATCCCAGCCCATCGACAGCGCATGATCTTCCAGCCAGGGCACCGAATACTTGCCCTGCGTGGACAAGCCCTTTTCCGTCGTTTCGCTGAGCACGGTCGCATCGCGCCCCAGCACGGCAGCGCGGTAGTCGAATTCGTGCCATGTGCCTTCCGAGCGCATGCCGCTGATGCCCGCCTTGGCATCGAGCTTGCCGCCCTCGCCCAGCCGCTTCACCCAGTTCACGTCGGTGCGGGCGAACAGGCTGCGATTCGTGTTGAACATGTCGCGCACGTCGAAGCGCGGGCGGGCACCCAGTTCGGTATCGACTTCCTGGTAGCCGTGGTAGCGGTTGCGGTTGAAGTTGACGAACGTCTGCGATGTCAGCGTATCGCCGCCACCCAGGTTCCAGTTGATGCGCGGGGCCAGATTCATGCCTTCCCAGCGGCCGCCGTCCTGCTGGCGCGTATGGCGCACCATCCGCAGTTCCCCTGCTGGATCGACGAGCGTTTCCTCCACCGGCGACACGCGGTCATAGGTACCGCGCCAGAAATTGCCGCTGAGCGAGTAGGACAGTGCGCCAGCCTTGTCGGAGATCTGCAGGCTGCCGCTCGGGCTGTTCTGGTCCGCGCTTTTCGCCGCGCTCAGCTTGAATTCGCGCTGCGCCGTCTTGACGGCCCGTTTCAGCACGATGTTGATCGTGCCGGCAATCGACTGGGTCGAGAACTCGGCACTGGCGGCGCGCACGATCTCGATGCGCTCGATGACGTCCGGCGACAACGTGTCGATCGAAAACCCGGCCGGCGCCCGCTCGCCATTGAGCAGGATCTGCGTGTACCCGCTGCCCAGGCCGCGCATGCGGATATCGTTGCCGCCCCGGCCGGTACCACCGACTGTCACGCCGGGAATGCGCTTGAAGACGTCGGTGATCGCCGTGTCGCCATAGCGCTTGATCTCCTCGTCGGACACCACGACCTTGCTGGCGGTATCGTCGCGACGCGGATCGTAGGCTGCCGCCGATCCCTTGATTTCCACGGTCTGCATGGATTCGACGGGCTTTGCCGTTTCGCCCTGCGCGCGCTGTTCCGTAGGGTCGGGCATGGTCTGGACGGTGTCGGCGAATGCAGGTAACGCGGCGAGAATGGCCGCTGCCAATGCGGCAAGCTTGAAGGGGCAGGAGAAATCGGATGCAGGCATGGGAAAACGTTTTATAAAGAGATCGAAAGTGGCGATAAATGGATTGGTAGCGCTATTTTGCCCAAGATTCCACGCCATGGCTTACCTGGGAAGAAATATTTCCATTCGTTCCCGCGCCATGCGCCTTACATGCGCGGCTATAATGCGCCCTTGAACTTTTGGGGAATTCCATACCGTGTCCGACCGCCTCGCCGTCCTGCCGCAATACCTGCTCCCGAAGGGGGCATTGACCAATTTCGCCGGCCGGGTGGCGGGTGCGAAAGGCGGTGCGATGACGACGCGCCTGATCCGGTGGTTCGTCGGCAAATACGACGTCAATATGGACGAGGCGGAAAATTCCGATATCGCCAGCTACCACAGTTTCAATGAATTCTTTACCCGCGCCTTGAAAGCCGGTGTACGCCCGATTGCCGACGCGCCGTTCGTCTGCCCCGTCGATGGCCGCATCAGCCAGTTCGGTGCGATCGAGGACGACCAGATCTTCCAGGCCAAGGGCCACAGCTTCACGACGACGGCCCTGGTGGGCGGCGACCGCGCGCTGGCGGACCTGTTCCAGCATGGCAGTTTCGCCAACCTGTACTTGTCGCCGCGCGACTACCACCGCATCCACATGCCCTGCGACGGCAAGCTGACGCGGATGATCTATGTGCCCGGCAGCCTGTTCTCCGTGAACCCCACGACCGCGCGCGGCATTCCCGGCCTGTTTGCCCGCAATGAACGCGTGGTGTGCGTGTTCGACACGGCGCACGGCCCGTTCGTGATGACGCTGGTGGGGGCGACGATCGTCGGCAGCATGGCCACCGTGTGGCACGGTGTCGTCAACCCGCCGCGGCAGGCCGAGATCCGTGAATGGTCCTACCTGGACCAGGACATCACGCTGAAGAAAGGCGAGGAGCTGGGCCGCTTCCTGCTGGGCTCCACTGTCGTCATGCTGTTCCCGAAAGACACGCTCGCGTTCAACCCTGGCTGGCAGCCCGCCGGCGCCGTGCGGCTCGGCGAGCCGATGGCCACGCTCCCCCGCTGACGAAACGTTGCTCCAAAAATGGGGACGTACCCTGGTTTTGAGGAAATTTCCTTAAAACCAGGGTCCGTCCCTGGTTTTGCCTTAAAACCAGGGTCTGTCCCTATTTTTGGTAGTGCGCTTCAAGCATGTCGAGGAAGGCGCGTGTCTTGGCTGGCATCAACCGGCGGCCGGGGAAGACGGCGTAGCCGGTAACGGCCGGGAAAGCCCATTCGGGCAGCACCTTCACGAGCGCGCCGGCAGCCACCAACGGTGCGGCGTACCGGTCCGTGCAGCTGGCGATGCCGGCGCCCGCGGCCGCGAGCCGCGCCAGCAGTTCGGGCGAATTCCCCGTCATCCGCACCGGCACCTCGCGCTCCCACCTGGTTTTACCGCGCAACAGCGTCCATTGCGCCAGGCCCGAGGCTGCGCGCGACAATCCGAGCAGGTCGTGCCGGAACAGTTCGTCGGGGTGGGAAGGCAGGCCGCGCAGTACCGTGTACGACGGCGACGCATACAGCGACCACGTGCTGAGCACCACGGGCCGGGCGGCCAGCGTGGCGTCGTCCGGCAGCGTGCCCATCCGCACGGCCAGGTCGAAGCCTTCGGCCACCAGGTCGACGCGCCGCGGCGACAGGTCGAACTGCAGCGAAATGCCCGGATACCGCGCCATGAATGCCGGTAGCAAGGTGCCCATCACCTCGTTGGCGAAATCGGCCGGCATCGATACCTTCAGCAAGCCATTCGGCGCGCCCTGCCGGTGCTGCGCGAGTGCGCCGGCCGCTTCCGTTTCCTCGGCCACCTTGCGCGCGTGATCGAGCAGGCTGGTGCCGAATTCCGTCAGCACGAGGCGGCGTGTCGTTCGCTGCAACAGCCGCTCGCCCAGCCGGGCTTCGAGCAGCGACAGCCGACGTGACACGGTGGATTTCGGCAACCCCGTGCGCAGGGCCGCCTGGCTGAAGCTGCCCGTTTCCACGATGCGCGCAAACAGCAGCAGATCACCTGGATCAAGTTCCATGACGCCTCTTTGTTATTGTTCCACTGGTGGATTAATGTAATCCATTTTACCGGCTTTATCGATGCGAATGGAACGGGTAAAGTGCACTCACTGACTGACGAAACCTCGCTAATCAACCAATTCAAGGGAGCACACCATGAACATCCTGCAAATCAATTCCAGCGCCCGCAGCAACGGCTCCGAATCGACCCGCCTGGCCGACACCATCGTCGCGAAACTGAACGCGGACGGCAATGCCACCGTGGTGCGCCGCGACCTGGCGGCCCAGCCACACCCGGTGCTCGACGAAGCCGCCCTGCAGGCCCTGTTCACCCCAGCTGACCAGCGCACCCCCGAGCAGGCTGCCCGCGTGGCGCTCGACGATGCGCTGATCGCCCAGGCGCAAGCGGCGGACGTCATCGTGATCGGTGCGCCCATGTACAACTTCGGCATCACCGTGCAACTGAAAAGCTGGTTCGACGCGATCGCCCGGGCCGGCGTGACCTTCAAGTACGGCCCAACCGGTCCGGTGGGTCTGCTGACCGGCAAGAAAGTCTATGTGGCGCTGACCCGCGGCGGCATGCACAGGGATGCGCCGTCCGACGTCCAGCTGCCGCACCTGCGGATGTTCCTGGGCTTCGTTGGCCTGACCGACGTGCAGTTCGTGTACTCGGAAGGCCATGGCATGGGTGCGGACGCGGTGGCCCGCGCCCGCGCCGAAGCCGATGAACAGATCAACGCCGTCCTCGTATAAACCAGCAACCGGCACAGGAGAACCGCCATGAACAGCACCGCAGACAACGTCACCCGCCCGCGCAGCGTGGAGCGTGTGATCCAGGGACAGGCCGTGATGGATGGCGCCGGCGTGAAGATCAACCGCGTGCTGACCCAGCCGCTGCAGCGCCGCCTCGACCCGTTCCTGATGCTGGACAATTTCGGCTCGGAAGAAGCCAGCGACTACCTGGCCGGCTTCCCCGACCACCCGCACCGCGGCTTCGAAACGGTAACCTACATGCTCGAAGGCCGCATGCGGCACCGCGACAGCGCGGGCAACGAGGGCTTGCTGGAAAATGGCGGCGTGCAATGGATGACGGCTGGCCGCGGCGTGATCCACTCCGAGATGCCGGAGCAGGAAGCCGGCCTGATGGAAGGGTTCCAGCTATGGTTGAATCTTCCCGCGAAGGACAAGCTGATGAAGCCCTGGTACAAGGACTTCAAGGCGGCCGAGATTCCCGCGTTCACGACGCCCGAAGGTGCGTTGGTGCGCGTGATCGCCGGCACCAGCCATGGCGTGGCCGGCGCGGTGCAGCGCGACGTGACGGAACCGCTGTACCTGGACATCGAACTGCCCGCCGGTGCCATGTTCAGCCAGGCGCTGCCGGCTGGCCATAACGCCTTCCTGTATCCGTATCGGGGCAGCGTGGCGGTGGCGGGCAAGACGGTGGCCGAACGCAGCATGGCGATCCTCGCCAACGACGTGCAGGCCGATGGCGTTGTGGTGGCCGCGCACGAAGAAGGGCATGAGGCGGCGCGCTTCATCCTGGTCGCCGGCCGGCCGCTGAACGAGCCGATCGCCCAGTACGGCCCGTTCGTGATGAACACGCAGCAGGAGATTCACCAGGCGGTGCAGGACTTTCGCGCAGGGCTGCTCGGCGAGGAAGCCCAAGGCGCCGACTGACCGCAATGGCGCGGTCGCGCTAGAATGCGCGCATGACCACGCTGATCGACCTGTTCAAACGGCTGAGCCGGGCCCTGGGGCTCGACACGGCCGACTCTTTCCCTCCCGGCCACGTTCACGCGCGCACGCGCTGGAACGCGGCCTATTTCGACATCGCCTCCGATGTGAAGCCCGACGACATGGAGCGGCGCATCTGCGATGCGATCGCGAATACGCCGCTCGTGTTCGCCCACATCACCAATCCCACCCCGCGCATGCAGCGTGCCCTGTTCAGCGTGCTGGAGCAGCGGCTGCGCCTGAACCACCAGCGCGAAGCGGCGCAGCTGGCAGCCCTGCTGATCGGCGCCTACCGCAGCCCGCACATCGTGGAAGCCATGCCGGGACTGAAAGCGGCGATTGCGGCCACCGCACATGATGAAGCGCCGGCGCGGATCCG is part of the Pseudoduganella lutea genome and encodes:
- a CDS encoding pirin family protein; the encoded protein is MNSTADNVTRPRSVERVIQGQAVMDGAGVKINRVLTQPLQRRLDPFLMLDNFGSEEASDYLAGFPDHPHRGFETVTYMLEGRMRHRDSAGNEGLLENGGVQWMTAGRGVIHSEMPEQEAGLMEGFQLWLNLPAKDKLMKPWYKDFKAAEIPAFTTPEGALVRVIAGTSHGVAGAVQRDVTEPLYLDIELPAGAMFSQALPAGHNAFLYPYRGSVAVAGKTVAERSMAILANDVQADGVVVAAHEEGHEAARFILVAGRPLNEPIAQYGPFVMNTQQEIHQAVQDFRAGLLGEEAQGAD
- a CDS encoding LysR family transcriptional regulator, coding for MELDPGDLLLFARIVETGSFSQAALRTGLPKSTVSRRLSLLEARLGERLLQRTTRRLVLTEFGTSLLDHARKVAEETEAAGALAQHRQGAPNGLLKVSMPADFANEVMGTLLPAFMARYPGISLQFDLSPRRVDLVAEGFDLAVRMGTLPDDATLAARPVVLSTWSLYASPSYTVLRGLPSHPDELFRHDLLGLSRAASGLAQWTLLRGKTRWEREVPVRMTGNSPELLARLAAAGAGIASCTDRYAAPLVAAGALVKVLPEWAFPAVTGYAVFPGRRLMPAKTRAFLDMLEAHYQK
- a CDS encoding FMN-dependent NADH-azoreductase; amino-acid sequence: MNILQINSSARSNGSESTRLADTIVAKLNADGNATVVRRDLAAQPHPVLDEAALQALFTPADQRTPEQAARVALDDALIAQAQAADVIVIGAPMYNFGITVQLKSWFDAIARAGVTFKYGPTGPVGLLTGKKVYVALTRGGMHRDAPSDVQLPHLRMFLGFVGLTDVQFVYSEGHGMGADAVARARAEADEQINAVLV
- a CDS encoding TonB-dependent receptor plug domain-containing protein; its protein translation is MPASDFSCPFKLAALAAAILAALPAFADTVQTMPDPTEQRAQGETAKPVESMQTVEIKGSAAAYDPRRDDTASKVVVSDEEIKRYGDTAITDVFKRIPGVTVGGTGRGGNDIRMRGLGSGYTQILLNGERAPAGFSIDTLSPDVIERIEIVRAASAEFSTQSIAGTINIVLKRAVKTAQREFKLSAAKSADQNSPSGSLQISDKAGALSYSLSGNFWRGTYDRVSPVEETLVDPAGELRMVRHTRQQDGGRWEGMNLAPRINWNLGGGDTLTSQTFVNFNRNRYHGYQEVDTELGARPRFDVRDMFNTNRSLFARTDVNWVKRLGEGGKLDAKAGISGMRSEGTWHEFDYRAAVLGRDATVLSETTEKGLSTQGKYSVPWLEDHALSMGWDAGVTLRDDSRLEDEADLPGFVAVDSDEGYEAKVTRLALYAQDEWNLTPRWSVYAGLRWEGIETTSEGDSFDPVSQTNSVWSPLAQTLYKLPDSRDQVRLALTRTYKAPSPNNLVPRRFTSTNNSQTEPDRRGNPALQPELASGIDASYEHYWGENALLSAAASMRRISGYTRQGLFLEDGRWVATPVNDGNAVTRSIELEAKFPLAAVIDDAPGVDLRASVARNWSRVDVVPGPDNRLDQQTPLSATFGADYRSPDGKLTTGASFAFRDGGPVRIDVNQTGYQSVRRDLDVYALWKFNPQYQLRVAVSNVLGQDSVGDAAYLDGNGTLRRTSIYPGYAQGRATLEMRF
- the asd gene encoding archaetidylserine decarboxylase (Phosphatidylserine decarboxylase is synthesized as a single chain precursor. Generation of the pyruvoyl active site from a Ser is coupled to cleavage of a Gly-Ser bond between the larger (beta) and smaller (alpha chains). It is an integral membrane protein.), with translation MSDRLAVLPQYLLPKGALTNFAGRVAGAKGGAMTTRLIRWFVGKYDVNMDEAENSDIASYHSFNEFFTRALKAGVRPIADAPFVCPVDGRISQFGAIEDDQIFQAKGHSFTTTALVGGDRALADLFQHGSFANLYLSPRDYHRIHMPCDGKLTRMIYVPGSLFSVNPTTARGIPGLFARNERVVCVFDTAHGPFVMTLVGATIVGSMATVWHGVVNPPRQAEIREWSYLDQDITLKKGEELGRFLLGSTVVMLFPKDTLAFNPGWQPAGAVRLGEPMATLPR